A genomic window from Planococcus rifietoensis includes:
- the sppA gene encoding signal peptide peptidase SppA, with protein sequence MNTKRWIALLAAAALLVISLVINSAFSVLQSDFTSGFDDWTGMEQTALSEQVVESGDTSNRIAVLNVDGAIQDTGEASVFAAAGYNHDLFMEQLEAVKEDNSVKGVVLKVNSPGGGVVESAQIHDKITEIQEETGKPLYVSMGAMAASGGYYIAAPAEKIFVSEETLTGSIGVIMQSVNYGELAERYGVDFVTIKSGPYKDILSPTREMTDDERALLQDMLDSSYEEFVDVIEEGRDMTEAEVKEYADGRIMNGRQAVEANLADDFGFEEDVIQAMRDDFDLADGEVFEYGAGDDWSSLFAMKAGSLFGMDMETKFISDMLSQNSGPRMMYLYGEN encoded by the coding sequence ATGAACACAAAACGATGGATCGCTCTGCTGGCCGCTGCTGCTTTGCTGGTGATATCTCTAGTCATTAACTCGGCTTTTTCAGTGCTGCAGTCGGATTTCACTTCAGGCTTTGACGATTGGACAGGCATGGAACAAACGGCTTTAAGCGAACAAGTGGTTGAGTCAGGCGACACGTCGAACCGAATTGCCGTATTGAATGTGGACGGGGCGATCCAGGATACGGGCGAAGCGTCCGTTTTCGCCGCTGCCGGCTATAACCATGATTTGTTCATGGAGCAATTGGAAGCCGTTAAGGAAGACAACAGCGTCAAAGGCGTTGTCTTGAAAGTCAATTCACCGGGTGGAGGCGTCGTTGAGTCTGCACAGATTCACGACAAGATTACGGAAATCCAGGAAGAAACCGGCAAGCCGCTTTACGTTTCGATGGGCGCAATGGCTGCATCAGGCGGTTATTATATTGCCGCACCGGCTGAAAAAATCTTCGTCAGCGAAGAAACTTTGACAGGATCGATCGGCGTCATCATGCAAAGCGTCAATTACGGTGAACTTGCCGAACGCTACGGCGTGGATTTCGTCACCATCAAATCGGGGCCTTACAAAGATATCCTGAGTCCAACGCGCGAAATGACCGATGATGAACGTGCGCTCTTGCAGGATATGCTCGACAGTTCCTATGAGGAATTCGTTGATGTCATCGAAGAAGGACGCGATATGACCGAAGCGGAAGTGAAGGAATACGCAGATGGACGCATCATGAACGGCCGCCAAGCAGTTGAAGCGAACCTTGCGGACGATTTCGGCTTTGAAGAAGATGTCATCCAAGCGATGCGCGATGATTTCGATCTAGCCGATGGCGAAGTCTTTGAGTACGGTGCTGGCGATGACTGGTCTTCGCTGTTTGCAATGAAGGCCGGCTCACTTTTCGGCATGGACATGGAAACGAAGTTCATCTCGGATATGCTGTCCCAAAACAGCGGTCCGCGCATGATGTATCTATACGGTGAAAACTAA
- a CDS encoding RDD family protein, which yields MTDHVNNDAAERAAATPPVRPENDRILFYERKPAGFWMRFWAYLIDILVISAVSSILIRPLFALFGWETAETAWYAPYAILTAIVFYGYFVLMTKFFAQTVGKMIFGLRVVSLKTDRLSWSTLLFREWIGRFISVTILPLYWIVGFTPLKQGVHDFIADTTVVHEESYRKQQMARKRLEGSQLQESEGI from the coding sequence ATGACTGATCACGTCAATAATGATGCGGCGGAGCGAGCGGCTGCAACTCCGCCGGTCCGGCCGGAAAACGATAGAATCCTTTTTTATGAACGCAAGCCGGCTGGTTTCTGGATGCGCTTCTGGGCTTATTTGATCGATATCCTGGTCATTTCGGCAGTTTCGTCTATTTTGATCCGCCCGCTGTTTGCGCTGTTCGGGTGGGAGACGGCTGAGACGGCATGGTACGCGCCTTATGCGATCTTGACCGCGATTGTCTTTTACGGTTATTTTGTCTTGATGACCAAATTTTTTGCGCAGACGGTTGGCAAGATGATTTTCGGCCTGCGCGTCGTTTCACTGAAAACGGATCGCTTGTCCTGGTCCACATTATTGTTCCGCGAATGGATCGGCCGCTTTATTTCGGTGACGATCTTGCCTTTGTACTGGATTGTCGGCTTTACGCCATTGAAACAAGGCGTGCATGATTTCATCGCGGATACGACCGTTGTCCACGAGGAATCTTACCGCAAACAGCAGATGGCGAGAAAACGGCTGGAAGGGTCTCAGTTGCAAGAGAGTGAAGGCATTTAG
- the rarD gene encoding EamA family transporter RarD: protein MTEEKKGTLLTILTYTIWGFLPIFWKQVDHVPADELLAGRIFWAFWLTLGFIVLTGGGKRFVEDVKSLWKSKKTFFLLMLASFLISANWFFYIYAVTNDRIVETSLGYYINPLISVLLGSFFLKEKLSPAVKIAFVLAAIGVSVITISYGTLPWLALGMAFSFAFYGLIKKTIQLNALRGLAIETLFVLPFATAYYVYLFSIDRAAFLHSGVSTDLLVVLSGFLTALPLLLFAMGAPLIPLYMIGFLQYIAPSLMLLIGVFLYGEEFGLISVISFSFIWSALILFTGSKIMEARRTRKNRHLVGAEFSGK from the coding sequence ATGACTGAAGAGAAAAAAGGAACACTGCTGACGATTTTAACTTATACGATTTGGGGATTTCTCCCGATATTCTGGAAACAAGTCGACCATGTGCCTGCTGATGAATTATTGGCCGGCCGTATTTTCTGGGCGTTTTGGCTGACGCTTGGCTTTATTGTGTTGACAGGAGGCGGCAAGCGCTTTGTGGAGGATGTAAAGTCTTTATGGAAATCCAAGAAAACCTTCTTCCTGCTCATGCTTGCTTCGTTTCTCATTTCGGCTAACTGGTTCTTCTATATTTATGCGGTGACCAACGACCGGATTGTCGAAACCAGTCTTGGTTATTACATCAATCCGTTGATTTCCGTGCTGCTCGGCTCGTTCTTTCTAAAGGAAAAGCTGTCGCCGGCGGTGAAAATTGCGTTCGTGCTTGCCGCAATCGGCGTTTCGGTCATCACGATTTCCTATGGGACGCTGCCTTGGCTGGCGCTTGGCATGGCATTCAGCTTTGCATTCTACGGGCTGATCAAGAAGACCATCCAATTGAATGCGTTAAGGGGACTTGCGATCGAGACGCTGTTCGTGCTGCCGTTTGCAACCGCTTATTACGTCTATTTGTTTTCAATCGACCGTGCGGCATTCCTGCATAGCGGCGTGTCGACCGACCTGCTCGTCGTCCTCAGCGGCTTTTTGACCGCCTTGCCGCTGCTATTGTTTGCCATGGGGGCGCCGCTCATTCCTTTGTATATGATCGGCTTTCTTCAATACATTGCGCCGAGCTTGATGCTGTTGATCGGCGTCTTTCTGTATGGCGAGGAGTTCGGTTTGATATCGGTCATTTCCTTCTCATTTATCTGGAGCGCCTTGATCCTGTTTACCGGATCGAAAATCATGGAAGCCAGGCGGACAAGAAAGAACCGCCATTTAGTTGGTGCCGAATTTAGCGGAAAGTGA
- the tpx gene encoding thiol peroxidase, which yields MVQITFKQNPVTLPGNEVKVGDQAPDFTALSNSLEPKTLQDFKGKVLLVSVVPSLDTGVCSDQTKRFSEEAASLGEDVEVLTVSCDLPFAQKRWTEINGVDSITTLSDHRDLSFGEAYGLTMQELRLLARSIFVVDKDGKVAYVEYVAEGTDHPDYDKALEAVKELTN from the coding sequence TTGGTACAAATCACATTCAAGCAAAACCCTGTAACATTGCCAGGCAATGAAGTGAAAGTGGGCGATCAGGCACCGGATTTCACGGCGCTATCGAATAGCCTGGAACCGAAGACTTTACAAGACTTCAAAGGCAAAGTGCTTTTGGTCAGTGTCGTTCCATCACTCGATACAGGAGTATGTTCCGATCAGACAAAACGTTTCAGCGAAGAAGCAGCTTCACTCGGAGAAGACGTCGAAGTGCTGACGGTTTCCTGTGACTTGCCATTCGCGCAGAAACGCTGGACAGAAATCAACGGTGTAGACTCCATCACGACATTGTCTGACCACCGCGATCTTTCGTTCGGTGAAGCGTACGGCTTGACGATGCAGGAGCTGCGTTTATTGGCACGTTCCATTTTCGTAGTCGACAAAGACGGAAAAGTGGCATATGTGGAATATGTGGCAGAAGGCACCGATCACCCGGATTACGACAAAGCACTCGAAGCAGTCAAAGAACTGACAAACTAA